TTGTACAagtgaaaagttttttttttaaagaaggccACGAGATGGATCTACGGATTCCGTAACTATGCAACGCGTTGTCTGACATAGGATGTCCTTCGTGTaaattggatatttttttaaaggcaaaCCCTTCTTGTATGATCATTTTCTGTAACTGTACGATCCATACATGTCAGGGACTTGGCCGTGTACATGAACAAATGAGAATTAAAAGACAAAATATCAAGCCAATCTGTCACATTCTGTGATGTCAAAGAGTAAGCAGGTGTTGATACGATATCTCCTTGTAGTCCCGCCAAAAAGTATCCCACCCCAATTGAGGCACCAGTCAGTCTGAAGAAGTGGTAGTAGGAATTCATATAGGCAGCAGTTTGATATAAGCGTCAAAACAAAGGTGCTTTAAAAATTCAGCTGTACCAATTCCAAGTCCATCGCGTCTTCACATTCCGTGGTTAGTTTGTGGATTAAGGCTTTTTTATGCAGAGATCTGGGGAAATTTCAAGTGGATTTCCGATTCAGCCCCGCATTGTCATTTTCTCACACACAGTTCAGTAAAGCTGAAGGCCCAGCTCTAGAGGACTAACCAGTCTTTTTGATGCTTCTTTTTCTTTCTAGGTTGTTTTTATTGTGCAGAGACTCCCTCTTCTGATTGTGGAACACACTGTGTTCAGAAACAGCCCAACAGGTATGTCCCTGAGTTGAGCTTTGCCCTGTCCAATATCATCAAAACagttgaagaaaaacaaaaagtaaaagtttgaggaaaaacaaaaacaaaaatgaataaatataaGCCATTGCAAATAGTGCCTTTGGATAgaactttctttaaaaaaacatactcCTATGTATACATATATAGTGGTAACTCTTAATATAGCTTTTTGATTGTTTACTACACATGAGCTATCTTGCTTTGTGTGGTTTTGAAGAGGGGGGAGTCAGGCCCGAGTAGCCAGGTCTGTGTTACACATTTGTGTCCTGCAGTAGGGGCTCTTTGGCCTCCCCGGGCGGCTGCGGGCTGTGGGGGTGCCCGTGGGGCGAGCTGTGCTTCTTCCAGCTGCCAGGCCGGGGGCCCAGGTGGGGGTGCTCTGGTATGAAGAGGGCCACCAAGAGTGCTAGCAGCACTGAGCATGCTCCGAAGAGAAATGGTGGGCCAGGAATGATGGACgtctgaggagaggaggcggGAATAAAAGGTACAAGAGAATTTGACTAAATTAGGAAAATGCTTAACAAATCAAGGTTGTACAAAGCATATTCAAAAACAGTCACGTAAATACTTGGTAACTAGTTAATGTTAAATAGTGGCCACAAACCTCAGATTGCATAGTGCCTAAATAATGATAGCCACTTTAAAGACAGCAATAGAGCCTTGTTGAACTGCTTTTTCACTTTTGAGGAGCTATGCTGGCTGTTGAACTCCACCCAAATTCAAGCCTCGTCGGGTTCAGGCTGCGTATCAAACTAGGAGGAGAAAAGGTTGGGGCTGCGGGCTAACCTGTGGGAGGTGCTGAAGGTGGGGTTGAGTGTGGACCGGAGTGTCCTGGCTGCCATCTGGGGGCGCATCCAGCTCCACGTGGAAGATGTAGAAGATGAAGCCGTAGAGCGCCGGCCCCAGGCCGTTACACAGACCCCGGATCCCCGTCACCATCCCCTGGCCCACCCCTGTGGGATGAGCGCCAAAATGAATTTCATATTAGTTGGATTTTATTAAACTTTTAATTCACAAGGtaagttaaagggatagttctgcAAAAGTacatatttatttccttaccttgAAAAGCGGTCTATGGCTAAGCATTAACTGGTTTCAAGGTAAGGAAAAAAATAAGTCATTTTGATTAACTGCCCCTTTAACAGAACGATTTCTCATTTGCATTTATGACCCGGCCAAAAGACAAATCAAAGAAAGTTGCAAAATAAAGTTATAACTAAGTACAAACCTTGTTGGTCTGGCTCAGCGGTGCGGGAAACCAACGCACTGATTGCTGGGAAAGTGATACTTGACATGGCTGCTACAGCCCCTGCTGCCCACATCATCctgtagagatgagagaaaacagaaagatagTTACTTTACAGTGACTATGACTGAACTGAATGATCAGATGCGTTCAATGGTGTGAGTCGCCTTGAAAAAGCTTACCATGGCTCGGAGCCAAACCCATACCAGGCGAGCTGCAGTATCTGGAACCCAAGGCCGAGCAAGATGGTGTTCTTATTCCCGATGGAACGCATGAGTAAACTCAATACTACAGTCTTACAAAGGGAACAAAAAAGGACATAATTAGAAACACTTTATTGGAATGTTCATAGTGCCTATAATGAAAGTTCTTGTTATATGGCCAAACCAAAGGTCGTTATAACATGGCAGAGAATGGAATGACTATATAgatatatactacatgaccaaaagtatgtggacacctgcttgtctaacatctcattccaaaatcatgggtattaatatatgataacagcctccactcttctgggaaggctttcaactagatgttggaacattgctgcggggacttacttccactcagccacaagagcattagtgtggtcgggcactgatgttgggcgattaggcctggcttcgcagtcggcgttccaattcatcccaaaggtgttcgatggagttgaggtcagggctctgtacaagccagtcaagttcttccacaccaatctcaacaaaccatatctgtatggacctcgctttgtgcacggggggcattgtcatgctgaaacagcaaaggccttcaccaaactgtagccacaaagttggaagcttggcattgcgcatggtgatcttaggcttgtgtgcagctgctcggtcatggaaacctatttcatgaagcccccgaagaacagttcttgtgctgacgttgcttccagaggcagtttggaactcggtagtgagtgttgcaatcgaggaaaGACTATGTTTACGTGCTACAGCACTCGGTGGtactgttctgtgagcttgtgaggcctaccacttcgcggctgagccgttgttgctccgcgACGTtacaacttcacaataacagcagctctagcagggcagaaatttgacgaactgacttgtatgacggtgccacattgaatgtcactgagttcttcagtaaggccattctactgccaatgtttgtctacggcgattgcatggctgtgtgctcgattctatacacctgttgtggctgaaatagccgaatctactaatttgaaggggtgtccacatacttttgtgtgtgtgtgtgtgagatagatatatacacaaatataatGTAATGATAGTTAATGACAACGAACCTGTGCAATGATTGAAAGCAGTCCTAGAACAGCTATGAAAGCTGCAACATTTTCAGGTGAAAATCCCATAATCTGAAAAAAGGGAGAGCGAAAATGTGATCGTACTGCCCGTGAGACAAAATGAGTATGCCTATCATCAAGGAAAGACAATGATTTAGCTATATACAGGCCTAGCTGTGAGCAGCAAAGAACAGGGGTCCAAGCAAAATATGATAACTTGGTTGTATACTTTGAATGAGCTACATAGTCAAACCCCCTCGACAAGTCTACCAAATTATATTCTGACTATGAAAAGGACTTGACCTCAGCTACATTGATAATGGAAATAGGGGGATGGGCTGACATCTGACGCGCATCTCACACGTCTGTTTATATATTTGACAGTATACATAGCCGACCTGTCGTAAGTAGAGGAAGAAGCTGGAGTACTGGCCAGCCTCGGGGAGATAGGACAGGAACACTGTTATACAGATGAGCAGCACAGTGGAATCCTGGCCCACTTTCCTTAGAGACtggagacagaaagaaaaaggGTTAGGACGGTAGGTGATAACAAGTGTTAACGATATGATGTGCAAGAAGACCCAACCACTACTCATGGCGGAAAGAAGGCCTATTGTGAGAACTTGGTCACAACCCAAGAGAGTAAACTAGAGAAGTAGAGTTACAAAACAGCTGTGGTCTGCTTCGGAGAGTCAGACCTAGAATTACATCAACACATAACTACCTACAACAGAGGTTCCCACACCCCCCCCATATGGGGCGCCAACGTTTCGTGGCGGTTTGCGGGACCTTCCTTGATTTGGGGGGGGAAATAATTTTTCTACAATTCGCGATTGTTTATACAGATCTAAAACTACGCATAAATCCACGATGCTTTAGGATAGAAACAAGTGGTGAAATGCAAGAGTAAGACGCAATTCTGGTGCACGTGGGAATATCGTTGGTTTGTCTCTATGACATTCATAAGCTGAGCTACGACTTTCTAAAATGCTCGGGAAGTAATCTTATACAATGCGTGACTGTTGCCATCAACTGATCGAATCACTTTCCGGAAAAAATTATATTATGTATAATTACATTGAGGGTTCATATACATTATAATAAACCAATATTTTCCTTATCCATTATTATCATAATTAAATAGCCTACCACATGAGTCTTGTTACACTacgtaaaattgcaggaaattagcttcaaaacAACACTTTTCTAAGGTAATTAAACAATGACAAGCTGGTGTTGTATTTAATATAGGCCACCTtaataaacaataataaataaataaggggGGGGGGCTTTTTTTTATGTGAAAAAGGTGGCACTGGGGAACAAAGGTTGGGAACCCCTGACCTACAAACACCCCATACTGTATTGTTATGCTACAATATCAGTGACTAGGGCCTTCAGCGTTATACAGCGTCAATCGTGACGATTGTGTTAAGAGCAAAAAAGAGAGACTTCACTCGGACTCAAAATAAATACTCCTTTAGCCTAAGTTTTGTAGGTCAATTGTGTGATGATGCTTATTTCCCTGGAACGATCATCATAACACACTTACATTTATTAACACAATCTTGATATTATCTTCgcaatgccttcagaaactatacatacccctcgacttattccacattttgttgtgttacagcctgaattcaaaattgattaaattgatgcaataacccacaatgacaaagtcaaaacatgttttgcaaatttttgggaaatgaaatacagaaatatctaatttagtcaatactttgtaggagtacctttggcagcaatcacagtctttctgagtaagtctttaagagctttccacacctggattgagcaacatttgcccattattctttaaaaaattcttcaagctctgtcaaattggttgttgatcattgctagacaaccattttaaggtcttgccatagattttcaagcagatttaagtcataaCTTTAACTCGGCCACCCAGGaacgttcactgtcttcttggtaagcaactccagtgtagatttggccttgtgttttaagttattgtcctgctgaaaaggtgaattcatcttccagtgtctggtggaaagcagactgaaccaagttttcctctaggattttgcctgtgcttagctcaattccgTTTATTTTATAACCTGAAAAATTCCCCAGTCAGTAACgtttacaagcatacctataacatgatgcagccaccactatgcttgcaaatatggagagttgtactcagtaatgAGTTGTATTttctcccaaacataacactttctattcaggacaaaaagtagatttctttgccacatttattccCAGTATTACTTCTGTGCATTGTcgaaaacaggatgcatattctgtacaggcttccttcttttcattctgtcaattacgttagtattgtagagtaactacaatgttgttgattcatcctcagttttctcctatcacagccatgaaACACTAAGTGTttttttaagtcaccattggcctcatggtgaaatccctgacgcctgtatctttgaagtgactgggtgtattgatactagaggtcgaccgattacgatttttcaacgccgataccgattaatcggccgatttaaaaaaatatatatgtatttgtaataatgacaattacaacaatactgaatgaacacttattttaacttaatataatacatcaataaaatcaatttagcctcaaataaataatgaaacatgttcaatttggtttaaataatgcaaaaacaaagtgttggagaagtaagtcaaagtgcaatatgtgccatgtaaaaaagctaacgtttaagttccttgctcagaacatgagaacatatgaaagctggtggttccttttaacatgagtcttcaatattctcaggtaagaagttttaggttgtagttattataggactatttctctccataccatttgtatttcacatacctttgactattggatgttcttataggcactttagtattgccagtgtaacagtatagcttccgtccctacACATCAACAaaagccaccctcgaagcagcgttacccatgcagagcaaggggaacaaccactccaagtctcagagcgagtgacgcttgaaacgctattagcgcgcactccgctaactagctagccatttcacatcggttacaccagcctaatctcgggagttgataggcttgaagtcataaacagctcaatgcttgaagcacagcacgaaagtgctgtttgaatgaatgcttacgtgCCTGCTTGTGCCTACCATCTCTCAGTCAGActtctctatcaaatcatagactttataacatcataacacacagaaatacgagccttaggtcattaatatggtcgaatccggaaactatcatctcgaaaacaagacgtttattctttcagtgaaatacggaaccgttacgtatttaatctaacgggtggcatccctaaatctaaatattcctgttacattgcacaaccttcaatgttatgtcataattacgtaaaattctggcaaattaggcagcccaaactgctgcatatacactgactctgcgtgcaatgaacgccaGAGAAGTGATACAATTTCACcgggttaatattgcctgctaacctggatttcttttagctaaatatgcaggtttaaaaatatatacttttgtgtattgattttaagaaatgcattgatgtttatggttaggtacagtcgtgcaacgattgtgcttttttcgcaaatgcgcttttgttaaatttGTTAGGAAGAACtagtcttcacagttcgcaacgagtcatgttagcaggcaatattaactaaatatgcaggtttaaaaatatatacttgtgtattgattttaagaaaggcattgatgtttatggttaggtacacattggagcaacgacagtcctttttcgcatcgattatatgcaacgcaggacacgctagataaacgagtaatatcatcaaccatgtgtagttaactagtgattatgattgattgattgttttttataagataagtttaatgctagctagcaactttttaattttattttacccccttttctccccaattttcgtggtatccaatcgctagtaattactatcttgtctcatcgctacaactcccgtacgggctcgggagagacgaaggtcgaaagccatgcgtcctccgaagcacaacccaaccaagccgcactgcttcttaacacagcgcgcctccaacccggaagccagccgcaccaatgtgtcggaggaaacaccgtgcacccgccccccttggttagcgcgcactgcgcccggcccgccacaggagtcgctggagcgcgatgagacaaggatatccctaccggccaaaccctccctaacccggacgacgctaggccaattgtgcatcgccccacggacctcccggtcgcggccggctgcgacagagcctgggcgcgaacccagagactctggtggcacagctagcgctgcgatgcagtgccctagaacactgcgccacccgggaggcccctgctagctagcaacttaccttggcttcttactgcattcgcgtaacaggcagtttcctcgtggagtgcaatgtaaatcaggtggttagagcgttggactagttaactgtaaggttgcaagattgaatccccgagctgacaaggtaaaaatctgtcattctgcccctgaacaaggcagttaacccaccgttcctaggccgtcattgaaaataagaatgtgttcttaactgacttgcctagttaaataaagtataaataaaggtgtacattttttgtatttttataataataataaaaatgtaaaaaaatcggccaaatcggagtccagaaataccgatttccgattgttatgaaaacttgaaatcggccctaattaatcggccattccgattaatcggtcgacctctaattgatacaccatccaaagtttaacaacttcaccatgctcaaagggataatcaatgtctgcttttaatttttttacccatttaccaataggtgctcttctttgcgaggcacttGAAACtccccctggtctttgtggttgaatctgtgtttgaaattcactgctcggctaAGGgtccttatagataattgtatgtgtggggtacagagatgaggtagtcatgttaaacactatcattgcacacagagtccatgcaacttatcatttgacttaagcacatttttactcctgaatgcatttaggctcgccataacaaaaggagttgaatacttattgactcaagacatttcaactttaaagctacaatatgtcatttttggggcga
This window of the Salvelinus sp. IW2-2015 linkage group LG16, ASM291031v2, whole genome shotgun sequence genome carries:
- the LOC111975801 gene encoding hippocampus abundant transcript 1 protein; the protein is MTQSKKKKRANRSLLLAKKIIIKDGGTAQGFGAPSVYHAVIVIFLEFFAWGLLTAPTLVVLHETFPKHTFLMNGLIQGVKGLLSFLSAPLIGALSDVWGRKSFLLLTVFFTCAPIPLMKISPWWYFAVISVSGVFAVTFSVVFAYVADITQEHERSMAYGLVSATFAASLVTSPAIGAYLGRVYGDGLVVVLASAIAMLDICFILVAVPESLPEKMRPASWGAPISWEQADPFASLRKVGQDSTVLLICITVFLSYLPEAGQYSSFFLYLRQIMGFSPENVAAFIAVLGLLSIIAQTVVLSLLMRSIGNKNTILLGLGFQILQLAWYGFGSEPWMMWAAGAVAAMSSITFPAISALVSRTAEPDQQGVGQGMVTGIRGLCNGLGPALYGFIFYIFHVELDAPPDGSQDTPVHTQPHLQHLPQTSIIPGPPFLFGACSVLLALLVALFIPEHPHLGPRPGSWKKHSSPHGHPHSPQPPGEAKEPLLQDTNV